The Corvus hawaiiensis isolate bCorHaw1 chromosome 2, bCorHaw1.pri.cur, whole genome shotgun sequence genome includes a window with the following:
- the TLR7 gene encoding toll-like receptor 7 isoform X1, protein MVERLVEFDVHQLSVFASVTTDSVSMAGDSQHFMVCCGLCRQIKVSRAKMSNALPFILLFIFPMLLSGAWFPKTLPCDVKSSEGTVTVDCTDRRLTEVPRGIPGNVTNLTLSINHIPHIYPTSFDHLENLQEIDFRCNCVPVKLGPKDNVCTSKLRIETGSFAALTRLKSLYLDANQLAEIPRGLPATLTLLSLEANSIFSIHEASFSELGNIEVLYLGQNCYYRNPCNVSFEIEKTAFLGLKKLTILSLKSNNLTHIPPNLSSTLKELYIYNNMIQVIHEQDLSGLSNLEILDLSGNCPRCYNAPYPCIPCPKSSIQIHSKAFDSLENLRILRLHSNSLQSIPSSWFKNIKNLKELDLSQNFLMREIGDAQFLTFIPSLMQLDLSFNFEVKVYSPFLNLSKTFSSLYNLETLRLKGYVFKELRAQDLRPLLGLQNLTMLDLGTNFIKVADLTVFEEFPALKFIDLSVNKISPSSGESNFYGFCSNPGISVEQYNRQVQQEMHYFRYDVYGRSCRSKDKEASSYQSIVKEDCLNYGKTLDLSRNNVFFVNPSDFLGLSSLKCLNLSGNAISQTLNGSEFSYLSGLKYLDFSNNRVDLLYQTAFKELKFLEILDLSNNQHYFLAEGVTHVLSFMKNLAHLKKLMMNENEISTTIDTGIESQSLRILEFRGNRLDALWKDGNARYLSFFKNLTSLEELDISFNSLSFLPHDVFKGMPPSLKILNLTNNQLKSFIWGSLPSLRNLVTLDLSNNLLTTVPKELSNCTSSLQKLMLRNNRIQRLTKYFLRGAFKLRYLDLSSNKIEIIKRSSFPENVINNLEMLLLHGNPFKCNCEAVWFVWWINQTQVTIPLLATDVTCAGPGAHKGRSVVFLDLYTCQLDTSYLILYALSASTVLGFMVFTVMSHLYFWDVWYSYHYCTAKLKGYRRLSLPDACYDAFIAYDNEDAAVNEWVLQELVERLENQKARQFNLCLEGRDWLPGQPVFDNLSQSIQLSKKTIFVLTNKYIKSGSFKTTFYMAHQRLLDDKMDVIILIFLEKVLQKSRYVRLRKRLCRSSVLEWPTNPQSQPYFWQCLKNAIATSNSLAYNKLLQETV, encoded by the exons ATG GTAGAAAGGCTGGTGGAGTTTGATGTGCATCAGTTGTCAGTATTTGCTTCAGTGACTACAGATTCTGTGTCCATGGCTGGTGACAGCCAGCACTTCATGGTCTGCTGTGGTCTGTGTCGACAGATAAAG GTATCTCGTGCAAAGATGTCAAATGCATTGCCATTTATCCTGCTCTTCATATTCCCAATGCTGCTGTCAGGGGCTTGGTTTCCCAAAACTTTACCCTGTGATGTTAAGTCCTCAGAAGGCACTGTGACAGTGGACTGCACTGATCGGCGCCTTACAGAAGTTCCCAGAGGGATCCCTGGAAACGTTACCAACCTTACCCTGAGTATTAACCATATCCCCCACATCTACCCAACATCCTTTGATCATCTTGAAAACCTCCAGGAGATTGACTTCAGATGCAACTGTGTGCCTGTCAAACTTGGCCCCAAAGATAATGTGTGCACTAGCAAACTGAGGATTGAGACTGGTAGTTTTGCTGCCCTGACAAGACTGAAGTCATTGTATTTGGATGCAAACCAGCTGGCAGAAATACCCCGAGGTCTTCCTGCTACTTTAACCCTGCTGAGCCTGGAAGCAAACAGTATCTTTTCTATCCATGAAGCCAGCTTCTCAGAGCTAGGAAACATAGAGGTATTGTATCTTGGACAGAACTGTTACTACCGCAATCCATGCAACGTTTCATTTGAAATTGAGAAAACAGCCTTTCTGGGGCTGAAAAAGTTAACAATACTATCCCTGAAGTCCAACAACTTAACACATATTCCACCCAATTTGTCATCTACTTTAAAGGAATTGTATATTTACAACAACATGATTCAAGTGATTCACGAACAGGATTTAAGTGGCCTTTCCAACCTAGAAATTCTTGACCTAAGTGGCAATTGCCCACGTTGCTATAATGCCCCGTATCCTTGCATTCCTTGTCCCAAGAGCTCGATTCAGATACATTCAAAGGCTTTTGACTCCTTGGAAAATTTAAGAATTTTGCGACTTCACAGTAACTCTCTTCAGAGCATACCCAGCAGCTGGTTTAAAAACATCAAGAATCTCAAAGAACTTGACCTCTCCCAAAATTTCCTCATGAGGGAGATTGGAGATGCTCAGTTTTTGACATTTATCCCCAGCCTTATGCAGCTTGATCTGTCCTTCAACTTTGAAGTGAAGGTGTATTCTCCCTTCTTGAATCTTTCTaagacattttcttctctctatAACCTGGAAACTCTGAGGCTCAAGGGTTATGTCTTTAAAGAACTGAGAGCACAAGATCTACGTCCACTGCTCGGTCTTCAGAATCTAACCATGTTGGATCTCGGGACTAACTTTATTAAAGTTGCAGACCTGACAGTGTTTGAAGAATTCCCAGCTCTTAAGTTCATTGACCTCTCAGTGAATaaaatttctccttcttcagGGGAAAGCAACTTCTATGGATTTTGCTCTAATCCTGGCATTTCAGTTGAGCAATACAACAGGCAAGTACAACAAGAGATGCATTATTTCAGGTATGACGTGTATGGGCGAAGTTGCCGTTCCAAAGACAAAGAGGCTTCTTCCTACCAATCTATAGTTAAGGAAGATTGCCTTAACTACGGAAAAACTCTGGATTTAAGCagaaacaatgtattttttgttAACCCCTCAGACTTCCTGGGACTTAGCTCCCTCAAATGTCTCAACTTGTCAGGCAATGCAATAAGTCAAACTTTAAATGGAAGTGAATTCTCTTACTTGTCTGGATTGAAATATCTGGATTTCTCTAACAACAGGGTTGATTTGCTATACCAAACTGCTTTCAAAGAGCtaaaatttttagaaattcTAGATCTGAGCAATAACCAGCATTATTTTCTGGCAGAAGGTGTTACTCACGTGCTTAGTTTTATGAAAAACCTAGCCCATCTGAAGAAGCTGATGATGAATGAGAATGAAATTTCTACCACTATTGATACAGGAATAGAAAGCCAATCTCTTAGAATTTTAGAATTCAGAGGAAATCGTTTAGATGCTCTCTGGAAGGATGGCAATGCTAGATATTTGTCCTTCTTCAAGAATCTGACCAGCCTGGAAGAACTGGATATTTCCTTCAACTCGCTCAGTTTTTTGCCTCATGATGTTTTTAAAGGAATGCCTCCTAGTCTCAAGATCCTCAACTTAACAAATAATCAACTGAAGAGTTTCATCTGGGGAAGCCTCCCCTCTCTGAGGAACCTAGTAACTCTGGACCTGAGCAATAACCTTCTGACTACTGTTCCCAAAGAACTGTCCAATTGCACCTCATCACTCCAAAAACTGATGCTCCGAAACAATCGCATTCAGCGATTAACCAAATATTTTCTCAGAGGTGCTTTTAAACTGAGGTACTTGGACCTCAGCTCAAACAAGATTGAAATAATTAAGAGATCCAGCTTCCCTGAGAATGTCATTAACAACCTGGAGATGCTGCTTTTGCATGGCAATCCTTTTAAGTGTAACTGTGAGGCTGTGTGGTTTGTCTGGTGGATCAATCAGACACAGGTGACCATTCCTCTTCTGGCCACAGACGTGACCTGTGCTGGCCCAGGGGCACATAAGGGAAGGAGCGTGGTTTTCTTGGATCTGTATACCTGTCAGCTGGACACGTCGTATTTGATCCTGTACGCTCTGTCAGCTTCAACCGTCCTTGGCTTTATGGTGTTCACAGTGATGAGCCACCTCTACTTCTGGGATGTGTGGTATAGCTACCATTACTGCACTGCCAAGCTGAAGGGCTATCGGCGCTTGTCTTTACCAGATGCCTGCTACGATGCCTTTATTGCCTATGACAATGAAGATGCAGCTGTGAATGAGTGGGTGCTGCAGGAACTGGTTGAAAGGctggaaaaccaaaaagccaggcAGTTCAATTTATGCCTGGAAGGAAGGGACTGGCTCCCAGGACAGCCGGTCTTTGACAACCTTTCCCAGAGCATTCAGCTGAGCAAAAAGACCATATTTGTGCTGACCAACAAGTATATTAAAAGCGGCAGCTTTAAGACAACATTTTACATGGCTCATCAGCGGCTTCTAGATGACAAAATGGATGTCATTATCTTGATATTTCTTGAGAAGGTTTTGCAGAAGTCTCGCTATGTCCGGCTGAGGAAGAGGCTGTGCAGAAGTTCAGTCCTGGAATGGCCAACTAACCCTCAGTCTCAGCCCTACTTCTGGCAGTGCCTGAAAAATGCCATAGCTACAAGCAATTCACTGGCTTACAACAAGCTTCTCCAAGAAACTGTTTAG
- the TLR7 gene encoding toll-like receptor 7 isoform X2 — protein sequence MVSRAKMSNALPFILLFIFPMLLSGAWFPKTLPCDVKSSEGTVTVDCTDRRLTEVPRGIPGNVTNLTLSINHIPHIYPTSFDHLENLQEIDFRCNCVPVKLGPKDNVCTSKLRIETGSFAALTRLKSLYLDANQLAEIPRGLPATLTLLSLEANSIFSIHEASFSELGNIEVLYLGQNCYYRNPCNVSFEIEKTAFLGLKKLTILSLKSNNLTHIPPNLSSTLKELYIYNNMIQVIHEQDLSGLSNLEILDLSGNCPRCYNAPYPCIPCPKSSIQIHSKAFDSLENLRILRLHSNSLQSIPSSWFKNIKNLKELDLSQNFLMREIGDAQFLTFIPSLMQLDLSFNFEVKVYSPFLNLSKTFSSLYNLETLRLKGYVFKELRAQDLRPLLGLQNLTMLDLGTNFIKVADLTVFEEFPALKFIDLSVNKISPSSGESNFYGFCSNPGISVEQYNRQVQQEMHYFRYDVYGRSCRSKDKEASSYQSIVKEDCLNYGKTLDLSRNNVFFVNPSDFLGLSSLKCLNLSGNAISQTLNGSEFSYLSGLKYLDFSNNRVDLLYQTAFKELKFLEILDLSNNQHYFLAEGVTHVLSFMKNLAHLKKLMMNENEISTTIDTGIESQSLRILEFRGNRLDALWKDGNARYLSFFKNLTSLEELDISFNSLSFLPHDVFKGMPPSLKILNLTNNQLKSFIWGSLPSLRNLVTLDLSNNLLTTVPKELSNCTSSLQKLMLRNNRIQRLTKYFLRGAFKLRYLDLSSNKIEIIKRSSFPENVINNLEMLLLHGNPFKCNCEAVWFVWWINQTQVTIPLLATDVTCAGPGAHKGRSVVFLDLYTCQLDTSYLILYALSASTVLGFMVFTVMSHLYFWDVWYSYHYCTAKLKGYRRLSLPDACYDAFIAYDNEDAAVNEWVLQELVERLENQKARQFNLCLEGRDWLPGQPVFDNLSQSIQLSKKTIFVLTNKYIKSGSFKTTFYMAHQRLLDDKMDVIILIFLEKVLQKSRYVRLRKRLCRSSVLEWPTNPQSQPYFWQCLKNAIATSNSLAYNKLLQETV from the exons ATG GTATCTCGTGCAAAGATGTCAAATGCATTGCCATTTATCCTGCTCTTCATATTCCCAATGCTGCTGTCAGGGGCTTGGTTTCCCAAAACTTTACCCTGTGATGTTAAGTCCTCAGAAGGCACTGTGACAGTGGACTGCACTGATCGGCGCCTTACAGAAGTTCCCAGAGGGATCCCTGGAAACGTTACCAACCTTACCCTGAGTATTAACCATATCCCCCACATCTACCCAACATCCTTTGATCATCTTGAAAACCTCCAGGAGATTGACTTCAGATGCAACTGTGTGCCTGTCAAACTTGGCCCCAAAGATAATGTGTGCACTAGCAAACTGAGGATTGAGACTGGTAGTTTTGCTGCCCTGACAAGACTGAAGTCATTGTATTTGGATGCAAACCAGCTGGCAGAAATACCCCGAGGTCTTCCTGCTACTTTAACCCTGCTGAGCCTGGAAGCAAACAGTATCTTTTCTATCCATGAAGCCAGCTTCTCAGAGCTAGGAAACATAGAGGTATTGTATCTTGGACAGAACTGTTACTACCGCAATCCATGCAACGTTTCATTTGAAATTGAGAAAACAGCCTTTCTGGGGCTGAAAAAGTTAACAATACTATCCCTGAAGTCCAACAACTTAACACATATTCCACCCAATTTGTCATCTACTTTAAAGGAATTGTATATTTACAACAACATGATTCAAGTGATTCACGAACAGGATTTAAGTGGCCTTTCCAACCTAGAAATTCTTGACCTAAGTGGCAATTGCCCACGTTGCTATAATGCCCCGTATCCTTGCATTCCTTGTCCCAAGAGCTCGATTCAGATACATTCAAAGGCTTTTGACTCCTTGGAAAATTTAAGAATTTTGCGACTTCACAGTAACTCTCTTCAGAGCATACCCAGCAGCTGGTTTAAAAACATCAAGAATCTCAAAGAACTTGACCTCTCCCAAAATTTCCTCATGAGGGAGATTGGAGATGCTCAGTTTTTGACATTTATCCCCAGCCTTATGCAGCTTGATCTGTCCTTCAACTTTGAAGTGAAGGTGTATTCTCCCTTCTTGAATCTTTCTaagacattttcttctctctatAACCTGGAAACTCTGAGGCTCAAGGGTTATGTCTTTAAAGAACTGAGAGCACAAGATCTACGTCCACTGCTCGGTCTTCAGAATCTAACCATGTTGGATCTCGGGACTAACTTTATTAAAGTTGCAGACCTGACAGTGTTTGAAGAATTCCCAGCTCTTAAGTTCATTGACCTCTCAGTGAATaaaatttctccttcttcagGGGAAAGCAACTTCTATGGATTTTGCTCTAATCCTGGCATTTCAGTTGAGCAATACAACAGGCAAGTACAACAAGAGATGCATTATTTCAGGTATGACGTGTATGGGCGAAGTTGCCGTTCCAAAGACAAAGAGGCTTCTTCCTACCAATCTATAGTTAAGGAAGATTGCCTTAACTACGGAAAAACTCTGGATTTAAGCagaaacaatgtattttttgttAACCCCTCAGACTTCCTGGGACTTAGCTCCCTCAAATGTCTCAACTTGTCAGGCAATGCAATAAGTCAAACTTTAAATGGAAGTGAATTCTCTTACTTGTCTGGATTGAAATATCTGGATTTCTCTAACAACAGGGTTGATTTGCTATACCAAACTGCTTTCAAAGAGCtaaaatttttagaaattcTAGATCTGAGCAATAACCAGCATTATTTTCTGGCAGAAGGTGTTACTCACGTGCTTAGTTTTATGAAAAACCTAGCCCATCTGAAGAAGCTGATGATGAATGAGAATGAAATTTCTACCACTATTGATACAGGAATAGAAAGCCAATCTCTTAGAATTTTAGAATTCAGAGGAAATCGTTTAGATGCTCTCTGGAAGGATGGCAATGCTAGATATTTGTCCTTCTTCAAGAATCTGACCAGCCTGGAAGAACTGGATATTTCCTTCAACTCGCTCAGTTTTTTGCCTCATGATGTTTTTAAAGGAATGCCTCCTAGTCTCAAGATCCTCAACTTAACAAATAATCAACTGAAGAGTTTCATCTGGGGAAGCCTCCCCTCTCTGAGGAACCTAGTAACTCTGGACCTGAGCAATAACCTTCTGACTACTGTTCCCAAAGAACTGTCCAATTGCACCTCATCACTCCAAAAACTGATGCTCCGAAACAATCGCATTCAGCGATTAACCAAATATTTTCTCAGAGGTGCTTTTAAACTGAGGTACTTGGACCTCAGCTCAAACAAGATTGAAATAATTAAGAGATCCAGCTTCCCTGAGAATGTCATTAACAACCTGGAGATGCTGCTTTTGCATGGCAATCCTTTTAAGTGTAACTGTGAGGCTGTGTGGTTTGTCTGGTGGATCAATCAGACACAGGTGACCATTCCTCTTCTGGCCACAGACGTGACCTGTGCTGGCCCAGGGGCACATAAGGGAAGGAGCGTGGTTTTCTTGGATCTGTATACCTGTCAGCTGGACACGTCGTATTTGATCCTGTACGCTCTGTCAGCTTCAACCGTCCTTGGCTTTATGGTGTTCACAGTGATGAGCCACCTCTACTTCTGGGATGTGTGGTATAGCTACCATTACTGCACTGCCAAGCTGAAGGGCTATCGGCGCTTGTCTTTACCAGATGCCTGCTACGATGCCTTTATTGCCTATGACAATGAAGATGCAGCTGTGAATGAGTGGGTGCTGCAGGAACTGGTTGAAAGGctggaaaaccaaaaagccaggcAGTTCAATTTATGCCTGGAAGGAAGGGACTGGCTCCCAGGACAGCCGGTCTTTGACAACCTTTCCCAGAGCATTCAGCTGAGCAAAAAGACCATATTTGTGCTGACCAACAAGTATATTAAAAGCGGCAGCTTTAAGACAACATTTTACATGGCTCATCAGCGGCTTCTAGATGACAAAATGGATGTCATTATCTTGATATTTCTTGAGAAGGTTTTGCAGAAGTCTCGCTATGTCCGGCTGAGGAAGAGGCTGTGCAGAAGTTCAGTCCTGGAATGGCCAACTAACCCTCAGTCTCAGCCCTACTTCTGGCAGTGCCTGAAAAATGCCATAGCTACAAGCAATTCACTGGCTTACAACAAGCTTCTCCAAGAAACTGTTTAG